The nucleotide sequence GTCGCGCAGCTGATCAAAACCGCGGCCCCGACTGGATTGCGTTTGTGGGGCATGGTCGAAGAACCGCCCTTGCCCGGCGCCGACGGCTCGAACACCTCTGCCGCTTCCGTCTGCATCAACAAGCTGATATCGCGGCCGAGCTTGCCGAGGTTGCCGGCGATCAGACCGAGGACCGCAGCAAACTCCACCAGCCGGTCACGCTGGGTATGCCAGGGTTGCTCCGGCAAACTCAATTGCAGGTGCGCCGCCAGGGCCTCGGCCACCGGCATCGCCTGTTCGCCAAGCGCCGCGAGGGTTCCGGAGGCGCCGCCAAACTGCAGCACCAACAAGCGTGGCTTGAGCTGCGCCAGGCGCTCTCGACTGCGCGTCACAGCGCCCAGCCAGCCGGCGATTTTCATCCCCAGCGTCACAGGCGTCGCGTGCTGCAGCCAGGTGCGTCCGGCCATCGGCGTTGCAATATAGCGTTGGGCCTGAGCGGCAAGGATGTCTCCCAGCCGCGCCAGATCGTTTTCGATCAACGTCACGGCGCTGCGTAATTGCAGCACCAGGCCGGTGTCCATCACATCCTGGCTGGTGGCGCCCAAGTGTACATAGCGCTCTGCGCCCGCATCGGCACTGGCGATCTGTTTACCCAGTGCCTTGATCAGCGGGATCGCCGAATTACCCGCCGTGGCAATCGCCTCGCCCAGCGCGCTCGTATCGTAAAGCGACGCCAGACAGGCCTGCGCTATCGGTGCCACCGCCGCTTGCGGAATCACCCCAACCTGGGCTTCGGCCCGGGCCAGCGCGGCTTCGAAGTCCAGCATGCCTTGCAGCCGGCCTTGGTCGCAGAACACCTCGGCCATGCTGGCGGCCGTGAAATAGGTGTCGAACAACTGATTGCTCGTGCGCGTCGTCATAAACCATCCTTAGGCATACACGCCCTCAAGGGCGCGCAACCGGTTACAGATCGTGGTGCAAGTACGCTGCCTGCTTCGGCAGGCGCAAGCTGAACAGGAATGCGATCGCCATCATGCCGGTGACATACCAGTAGAAGGTGTTTTCCATCCCGATGGACTTCAGACCAAGGGCCACGTACTCAGCTGAACCACCGAAAAGTGCATTCGCCACCGCGTATGCCAGGCCCACACCGAGTGCACGCACTTGTGGCGGGAACATCTCGGCTTTTACCAGGCCGCTGATGGAGGTGTAGAAGCTGACAATCGCCAACGCCAGGGTAATCAGTACAAAGGCCAGGAACGGACTGCTCACGGTTTTAAGGGTCAGCAGGATCGGCACGGTGCACAGCGTACCGAGGGCACCGAACCAGAGCATCGAATTACGCCGGCCGATCTTGTCCGATAGCATGCCAAACAGCGGCTGCATGCACATATACAGAAACAGCGCGCCAGTCATGATGTAGCTGGCAGTCTTGGCGTGCATCCCGGCGGTGTTCACCAGGTACTTCTGCATGTAGGTGGTAAACGTGTAGAAAATCAGCGAGCCGCCGGCGGTATAGCCGAGCACGGTGATAAACGCCGCTTTGTGATCACGAAACAGCGCGGCAATGCTGCCGGCGTCCTTGTTGTCGCGCATCTCCTTGCTGCTGGTCTCTTTCAGGGAGCGACGCAGTAGCAGCGAAATCACCGCTGCAATCGCGCCGATCACAAACGGAATCCGCCAACCCCAGGCGCGCAGTTCTTCTTCAGTCAGCAGTTGTTGCAGGATCACGACCACCGACACAGCCAGCAATTGCCCGCCGATCAAGGTCACGTACTGGAACGAGGCGAAGAACCCGCGCTGGCCTTTGAGCGCCACTTCGCTCATGTACGTTGCCGTGGTGCCGTATTCGCCACCCACCGACAGCCCTTGGAACAGGCGCGCCGCCAGCAGCAAGGCCGGAGCCCAGGCGCCGATGTCTTTGTAGGTGGGCAAAAAGGCGATGACCAGAGAGCCGGCGCACATCATCAGCACCGAGATCATCATCGAGTTTTTGCGCCCATGCTTGTCGGCCACCCGGCCAAACAACCAACCACCGATGGGACGCATCAGGAAGCCGGCGGCGAATACGCCTGCGGTGTTCAGCAGTTGAACCGTGGGGTCATCGGAAGGGAAAAACGCCGGAGCGAAATAAATCGCACAGAAGGCGTAGACGTAGAAGTCAAACCACTCCACCAGGTTGCCGGACGAAGCCCCGACAATTGCAAAAATCCTTTTGCTGCGTTCTTCTCCGGTGTAGTGACCGGTATGGGTTGTCATATTTTTTCACTCGTAGGGAACGGACTTAACCCTAGACATACTTTGTAACAGTCTCGTTCCGCAAGTAGACTTTTGGGGTGGTGAGGAAGAGAAGAGACTGGCCGAAGCGTGCCGAGAAAATTGGCGATCTGCATGACCGAGCCGATTATGGATTCACCGATAAGCGTTCAGGTCGATGCAACACTGAAATTTCCCCTGCTCAACCCCCTCTCCTCCCTGGGCATGGATATCTACACAACGTTCAGAAACCGACGATTTTCCCTGTGGCGAGCGGGCTTGTCCCGCGTTGGACTGCGAAGCAGTCCCAGTAAGCCGAATGTGGTGTATCAGATACTCCGTAGCGACTGGTTTTGGGACTGCTTCGCAGTCCAACGCGGGATAAGCCCGCTCGCCACAACAGCCCTCTCTGCTTGGATTTAAGCGTTGAGGCAAAATTGTGTGGGGTAGCCCTGAAACCCACCTCAATAATCGAAAAACACCGTCTCTTCATCCGTCCCCTGCAACACCACGTTCCATTGATACCCCCCCGACGCATCCGCCTTGGCAATCAAGGTACTGCGGCGCTCAGCGGGTACACACCCCAACAACGGGTCATCCCCATTCATCACTTCACCGTCAAAATAAATTCGCGTCAGCAAGTGCTTTACCAGACCACGGGCAAACACCAATACCACCAGGTGCGGCGCCTGGGTCGTGCCCTTCAACCCCGGCACGCCGCCCGGCTTGATGGTGCTAAACCGAAAGCGCCCTTCAGCGTCCACCGGCACCCGGCCAAATCCTTCGAAGCTGGGATCCAGGGGTTTGTCCTGCTCGTCTTCGGGGTGGTCGTATTTACCCGCAGCATTGACTTGCCAGACTTCCAGCATGGCGTCGTTGACGACATCACCGTTGCCATCCAGCACTTGCCCGCTGATCACCACCCGCTCGCCCAAGGTCTCGACCGTGGCTAGATCCTCGCGGTTCAGCCAAGTCAGGCCGATGTGATAGTAAGGCCCGACGGTGTGGGATGTAGTCGCGTAAAGAGTCATCTCATTTCTCCATCGGCGTGGCGTCGCGGCCGCGCAGGACAATGTCCCAGCGGTAGCCGAGGGCATAGTGTGGAACGGTTTTTTCAAGGTCGAAACGGGCGATCAAGCGTTCCTTGGCCGAGGTGTCGGGCACGCAATTGTAGATCGGGTCGTATTCCAGCAACGGGTCGCCAGGGAAATACATCTGCGTCACCAGCCGCGTCAGCACGCTGGGGCCGAACAGCGAAAAGTGAATATGCGCCGGGCGCCAGGCATTGTGGTGGTTGCCCCACGGGTAAGCGCCGGGCTTGATGGTCTGGAACTGGTACCAGCCATCGACATCGGTGACCGTGCGACCGGTGCCGGTGAAGTTCGGGTCCAGGGGCGCGTCGTGCAAATCGCGCTTATGGTTGTAGCGTCCAGCGGCGTTGGCCTGCCAGATTTCCACCAGGATGCCCGGTACCGGTAAGCCGTTCTCATCCAGCACGCGGCCGTGGATGATGATGCGTTCGCCTTGCGGCTCGCCATCGTGCTGGGCTGTGAGGTCGCTGTCCTTCTCGTCGATGCGTTCGGCGCCGATAGTCGGGCCGGTGATTTCCGACAACGAATGGGGCAGGAACACCAACGGCTTGGACGGCGAACGCAGGTTCGTCGACTGGTACGCCGGGTGCAAGTAATCAGGCTGAGTACCCGCTTGCGGGCGCCGGTATCCGGGCTTGTCACTCATGGATCAATCCTCGTTGTTCTGGAGTTTTAAACGCGCTCGATAGCCAGCGCCAGCCCTTGGCCGACGCCGACACACATGGTTGCCAACCCCTTGCGCCCCCCGGTTTTTTCGAGTTGGTGCAGAGCCGTCAATACCAGACGAGCACCGCTCATACCCAACGGATGGCCCAAGGCAATGGCGCCACCGTTCGGGTTGACCTGCGGCGCGTCGTCCGCCAGGCCCAACTCACGCAGCACCGCCAGGCCTTGGCTGGCGAAGGCTTCGTTGAGTTCGATCACATCAAAGTCGCTGACGGCCAGCCCCAGGCGTTCCACCAGCTTGCGCACCGCCGGCACCGGGCCGATCCCCATGACTCGCGGCGCCACACCGGCGCTGGCCATGCCCAATACCCGGGCACGAGCGGTCAGGCCGTGTTGTTTCACGGCATCGGCAGACGCCAGAATCAACGCGGCGGCGCCATCGTTCACCCCAGAGGCGTTGCCGGCGGTGACGGTCTTGTCCGGGCCGTTGACCGGTTTGAGTCGGGTCAGGGCTTCCAGGGTGGTATCGGCCCGAGGATGCTCATCATGTTCGACCAGGGTCTCGCCTTTTTTATGCGCGACCCGCACCGGCACGATTTCTTCAGCGAAATAACCGGCGGCCTGAGCAGCCGCGGCGCGTTGCTGGCTGCGCAAGGCAAAGGCGTCTTGATCGGCGCGCGATACCTGGTAGTCGTCGGCCACGTTATCGGCGGTCTGTGGCATCGCATCGACACCGTATTGGGCCTTCATCAACGGGTTGATGAAACGCCAGCCGATGGTGGTGTCTTCCAGCTTCATGTTGCGCGAGAACGCCGCGTCGGACTTGCCCATCACAAACGGCGCACGGGACATCGACTCGACGCCACCGGCAATCGCAAGCTCCATTTCACCACTGGCAATCGCGCGGAACGCGGTGCCAATCGCGTCCATGCCCGAAGCACACAAGCGATTGAGGGTCACGCCAGGAATGCTGTCGGGCAAGCCGGCCAGCAATGAGGCCATGCGCGCCACGTTGCGGTTGTCTTCGCCCGCCTGGTTGGCACAGCCGAGAAACACTTCCTCGACCGCGCTCCAATCCACGGAAGGGTTACGCTCCATCAGTGCCTTGATCGGCAAGGCGGCCAGATCATCGGCGCGCACGCTCGACAAACCGCCACCGAAACGCCCGATAGGTGTGCGAATGGCGTCGCAAATAAATACGTCGCGCATCAGGCTTCTCCTGGGGCTTGGCCATGGGCGGCGGCCGTGCGGGCTTCAAGGTCGCGCAGGGCAGTCAATTCAACTTCGGTGGGCTCAGCACTGGTGCTGAGCTGATCGGCAAACCGAATCGCCCAGCCGGTGGCGGCAACCACGTGTTCACGCGTGACACCAGGGTGCAAGGCGGTGACCACGAATTCGTGAGTGCCCTCCTCCGGCTCCATGATGCACAGGTCGGTAATGATCCCCACCGGCCCCGCGCCCGGCAGGCCGAGACGCTTGCGCGAATCCCCGCCTTCGCCGTGGCCTACCGAGGTAATGAAATCCAGTTTGTCGACGAACGAGCGCGCCGATTGCTTGAGGATAATCAGCACACTCTTGGCGGAACCGGCAATCTCCGGCGCGCCACCCGCGCCCGGCAGGCGGACTTTGGGCTGGTGATAGTCACCGACCACCGTGGTGTTGATATTGCCGAAGCGGTCAACCTGGGCGGCGCCAAGGAACCCGACATCAATACGTCCGCCTTGCAACCAGTAGCGGAAAATCTCACCGGTCGGTACGACGGTGTCGGCGGTTTCCGCCAGCTCGCCATCACCGATCGACAACGGCAGCACCGAGGGCTTGGCGCCGATCGGGCCGGACTCATAAATCAACACCACATCCGGCGAGGACGTCAGGCGTGCCAGGTTGGCGGCCTTGGAGGGCAAGCCGATACCGACGAAGCACACCGAACCGTTCTTCAGGCGACGCGCGGCGGCGACAGTCATCATTTCGTTGGTCGAGTACGTCATTACTTGGTCTCCTGCGCGGCAGCCAGTTTGGCCTGGAACTCACTGAAGTCAGCGGTGCCGTGGATGTATTCATCAATCCATGCGGTAAACGTCCCACGGTCCCGGGCAATCGGGTCCCAGGCCTGATAAAAGCGGTTGTCACGCTCGGTGTATCCATGCGCGTAGGACGGATGCGCACCGCCCGGGACGTGGCAAACGGCGGTCAACGCCCAGGTGGGCAGGACGCACGCGTTCATTGGCGCCTTCAGGTCATCGACGATTTCCTCGACGGTGACAATGCAACGCTGGGCCGCCAAGGCAGCTTCTTTCTGCACGCCGAGAATGCCCCACAACAGCACATTGCCCTTGCGGTCGGCTTTTTGCGCGTGGATCACGGTAACGTCCGGGCGCACCGATGGCACCGCCGCCAGCACTTCACCGGTAAATGGGCAGGTGACGGATTTGATCAGCGGGTTGACCTTCGGTAGGTCAGAACCCGCGTAGGCACGCAACACCGCAAACGGCAGACCGGAAGCGCCGGCAACGTAGGCATTCGCCAAGTCGGCATGGCTGTGTTCTTCGATCTCCAGAGACTGCGGCCATTGTTTCTCCACCGCGTCCCGCAGACGATGCAACGAACCCACGCCGGGATTGCCGCCCCAAGAGAAAATCAACTTGCGGGCGCAGCCTGCACCGATCAGTTGATCGTAGATCAGGTCGGGCGTCATACGCACGAGCGTCAGGTCTTTCTTGCCCTGACGAATGATTTCATGACCTGCAGCTGTAGGGATCAGATGAGTAAAGCCTTCGAGCGCGACGGTATCGCCATCGTTGACGAACTGCTTCACAGCGTCAGACAGCGCGAGAATTTCAGCCATGGGGTTGGGCTCCCGGTGTGGGTCGAAAAAGGCGCTGAGGGCAGCGCTGAAGTGCCTGAAGGTTAAGCCGGGAAATTTCGCCAAACAATCCGATAATCGACTGAGTGTTCGATTATCGAACATATTGTTGCCTGGCTATCGATTTCTGTTCAGGTGGTATCGGCATGACTGACCAGGCCCAGCGCTGCCGCGACCTTAATCAGCCAGGGGAAACACCGTCAATTCGTCAACGCGGGATCTGTGCGGTCAGCGAACGCTTAAGCGAACAATTGGGCGCTCAGCTCCTGGCTGGCGCTGAGCATGCTCGGCAGAAAGCGCTGCTCCAACTCGCTGCGGCTGACCCGCCCTGCGTGGGTGCTGATATTGAGCGCAGCCAATACCTGACCAGAAGCGTCATACACCGGCACGGCGATGGAACGCAGCCCTTGCTCCAACTCCTGATCGACGATGCACCATCCCTGCTGCCGAACTTGTTGCAGGCATTCGAGCAAGGCCTGGGGCGTGGTCAGCGTGCGACTGGTCTTGGTTTGCAGGTCGGCATGGTCCAGGTAGTCCTGCAACGAGGCATCGTCGAGGGCGGCCAGCAAGATCCGTCCCATGGACGTGCAGTAGGCCGGCAGACGGCCGCCGACCGAAAGGTCCACCGAAATCAGGCGTTGGGTGGTGGCGGAGCGGGCAATATAAAGGATGTCGTCACCTTCCAGGGTCGCCATGTTGCAGGCTTCGTGAAGCTGCTCGCTCATGCGGTCCAGGTAAGGCTGGGCGGAAACGGCCAAAGGCGTGGAGGACAGGTACGCATGGCCCAGGGTCAAGACCTTGGGCAACAGGGAATAGGTCCGTCCGTCCGTGGTAGCGTAGCCGAGCTTGATCAAGGTATGCAGGCAACGGCGCACAGCGGCGCGGGGGATTTCCGTGCGGTGGCTGATCTGGGCGATGGTCAAGTGGCGCTTGCGCTCCTGAAACGCCTGCACCACCGCCAGGCCACGCGCCAGGGACGTCATGAAATCCGGATCGCCGGTAAACGCCTGAATCCGTTTGGCCGGTGACGCAACGATGGGCGGGGCCACTGATGCAAAGGAGTTGCGCAATTGATCGTTCATTCCAGGCCCTTTCTCTTGTTTTCAATGGCTATTACAAGCTGGCTGGCAAGCGACGCACAAGACGAGCCCTGCAACACTGTGCGATTATCGGACGATCAGTCGATAATCGCAATTTCCCCGCTCGCCGTCATGAGCGCCCTTGTGCAACAGCTCCTATCATTGAAATCATGCCAGACTCACCCGTGGCTGAATAAATAAGCTCGGGACGCGGCGGTCAGTTTTAAAACATTAAGCAATGTGTGACGTCAAAACTTCGGCACTGCTGCCATGAAATACATCCACTGGCAAAGTTGACGTTTTTTAACTTGTTGGTGATAGTGTTATTCAAATACACCGTTATAATGCACCTCGTGATAAGGTCGGCCCAGCTTCCAGAGCGATTGCAGATTTCGCCGAGCCTTGCCCACGCTTTGCCCAAGGCGCTGTTGCAGGTACCTGACGCCCATTCAAATGCCTGCCAATTGCTTGTGACTTGAAAAGAAAACTGTTGCTACGACAGCTGTTCTTCTCCGGTGCCGTGGCCGCCTGCAATAACGAAGTGGTTTATCGTGGTTCCTCCCTCAAATGTGGATTCTATTTGAAGGTGACGCGATGAACGCCTTCCCTGCATTGCGCTTCACCGGAATTAAACTCAACTCAATTAGGTAACAATGTGACGAAAGACGAACTGCGCGCGGAACTTGAGCGCCAGGAACAACGTTACAAGGATGTTTACGGCGGGGAAGTCACCACCTACGCCGCCCAGCCAGAACCGGAGCGCAAACCATGGCGCAAACGCGCCAGTTTGCTGGATCAGGCTTTTGCCCAAGAGATTCAAAAGATCGAAAAGGACCTGAAGGCCGAGGAGTCATAACCCTTCGGGTGGTGTCCCAAGGGGCAGTCGCTTTCCTGTCAGCACCTCGCTGGCGGGAAAGCTCTATGTATGCTTGTTGCAGGCCCGATTATCGTCATTTCCTGCATCCCGTCTAAATTTCATACAACTGTTTCACTGTCAGTGTCGCGATTGTCGCACCCCACACCTGCAGAAAAAACTCTATACATCAATGAGTTGCTAACACCCCGAAATACCTGCGGCCGCCGCCCGAAGCACAAATTAATTCGTTGAAGAATGTTACCGGCGAGCAGCTAGTGCATCGATTATCCTGCTTTTCTGGCATAATCGCGCCCCCTTTCGACCTGGTCATAAAACCTTCATGATCGATTTATTCAGCGGACTGGATGCCTGGGTTCTTGTGAGCCTGCTGCTCGCCCTCTTCTTTGTCCTCGCCTTCGAGTTCATTAATGGCTTTCATGACACCGCTAACGCGGTGGCCACAGTCATCTACACCAAGGCCATGCCGCCACACCTGGCCGTGTTCTTTTCCGGGGTGTTCAACTTCCTCGGCGTGCTGCTCGGCGGGGTGGGCGTTGCCTACGCCATCGTGCATCTGCTGCCGGTGGAGTTGTTGATCAATGTGAACACCGGCCACGGTCTGGCCATGGTGTTCTCATTACTGGCGGCGGCCATTACCTGGAACCTCGGCACCTGGTACTTCGGGATTCCGGCGTCCAGCTCCCACACCCTGATCGGCTCGATCCTCGGTGTCGGCCTGGCCAATGCCTTGATCAACGACATTCCGCTGGCTGATGGGGTCAACTGGCAGAAGGCGATCGATATCGGTGCCTCGCTGGTGTTCTCGCCCATGGCCGGTTTCCTGGTCGCAGCCTTGGTGTTGATCGGTCTTAAATGGTGGCGTCCGCTGTCGAAGATGCACAAGACACCGGACCAGCGTCGCAAGCTCGACGACAAGAAACACCCGCCATTCTGGAACCGCCTGGTATTGGTGATTTCCGCCATGGCCGTGAGTTTCGTGCATGGTTCCAACGACGGCCAGAAAGGTATCGGCCTGATCATGCTGGTGCTGATTGGTATCGTGCCCGCGCAGTTCGTACTCGACTTGGGCAGCAGCACCTACCAGATCGAGCGCACCCGTGACGCAACGTTGCACCTCAATCAGTTCTACCAACGCAACCACGAAACCCTCGGCGAATTTCTCTCCCTGGGCAAGAGCGTTCCGGAAGACCTGCCAGGCAAATTCCGTTGCAACCCGCAACAGACCGAGCCGACCATCAATTCGCTTCTTGGCACATTGAAAGGTGTCTCCGACTACCACTCGCTGACCTCCGAGCAACGCATTGAAGTGCGTCGATACCTGCTCTGCCTGGACGATACCGCGAAGAAAGTCGGCAAGCTGCCCGGCCTGGACAAACGCGAGAAGTCCGACCTCGACAAGCTGCGCAAAGACTTGACTGCCACCACTGAGTACGCGCCGTTCTGGGTGATTCTCGCGGTAGCGCTGGCCCTGGGCCTGGGTACCATGGTTGGTTGGAAGCGTGTGGTTCTGACCATCGGCGAGAAAATCGGCAAGCAGGGCATGACCTATGCCCAGGGCATGTCGGCACAAATCACCACGGCCACCATGATCGGTTTTGCCAATATCTTCAGCCTGCCGGTGTCCACGACCCACGTCCTGTCGTCGGGTGTGGCGGGTACCATGGTCGCTAATAAAAGCGGCTTGCAGGGTGGCACGGTGAGAACCATCCTGATGGCCTGGGTGTTGACCCTGCCTGCGACCGTGGCCTTGTCGGCCGGATTGTTCTGGCTGGCGTCCATCGCGTTGGGGAGTTGATCCTCCGCGGCTGATCCAGGAAGGCGCAACCTTTGGGGGTTGCGCCTTTTTTTATGTTTGAAGGGCTGCCAAGCAGCCAAACGCCAGGCCAAAAAAAAGGGCGACCGAAGTCGCCCAAAATGCCTTGCGTGCTCATGTAACCCAGAAAAACCTATAGTTTTTTACGCTTGTTAGCGTCTTTCCAGATAAAAATCCCAAACCCTACAAAAAACAGCACCATGAGGCCGACGGTCAGCACTCCGGCAAACACCACATTATCGAAAAACATGACCGGCCTCCTGTGCTTGCCCTGTTGCGATAGGGCTAAGTTAACCAAGAAGCCGAGAGGAGAAATTGACGGGGATCAATGTCGCCCGCGACGGGGCGTAAAGAAGGGAAAAAACTGACCTGCATCAACAATTTCGGAGCATTTCAGCGTTTTTTCGGTTTGTTTTTCGACTTTTTCTTCACCTTGCCCAAGGGCATCGCCTGTTCAAAGGCTTGGCGCACTTCATTGAGCCGCTTGTCATTAAGGTCATGCACACGTTTGGCGCGCTCAGTATTCAGATCGATCAGCTTGTCGTCACTCATGGCTTGGCTTACGTCGTGGCTGGAATACCCCAATAATGCGTCCTGACCCGTTGTGCGGTAAACCGCCGGCAAACAAAATGTGTGTCATCGCGCCTATTTGTCCGCAAAATTGCCGTTGATGGGGCCTTACGTGGCACTGCATCAGGATCTTCCGCCCTTGCTGGCCCTGCGCGGTTAAACCTCGACATCCACCCACAACCCTTGCCGGGGCGCATCTTCGATCAGCGGCGCAACCGGCACGGTATTATCGGCATTGAGTTCATCACCGGGAATGGCCAGATGCTTCTCGGGGTCTTCTTGCGCCTCGCGTCGGCGCTTTTGCTGTTCCTGCTGACGTCGTTGTTCGTCGCGCAGCAACAAGGCCGATTGCTCGGGATCGCGATTTTTCAGGTCAATGGTGCTTTCGTTGGAACTCGCTTGCGCCGGCACCACCGGAGGAATATCGGGCTTGGGTCGCACGGGATCGAGTTGCGAGGTCACCGGCACAATATTCAAGGGCAAGATGGGTGGCAGCATAATTATGAGTCTCCTGTCAGCAAGCTGTCGGCTGCCGCGCTAACGACTTGAGCTTGGGGTCGCCAACTTGTGACCCAGTCGTCAGTCTTCGGTGCCGTGCCACCCGTCGAATCGACCCCCCATCATCCCGGCAAGCAGAGTAGTTTTTGTCAGAATCCTTTGGCTGAGGACCTTGTTCCGTTAGAATAGTCGGCTTTTTCACGGCGGGAGTCAGGCAGCATGGCGCAGCAGTATCAACCGGGGCAACGCTGGATTAGTGACAGCGAAGCAGAGCTGGGCTTAGGCACCGTTCTGGCACAGGACGGGCGCTTGTTGACCGTGCTCTATCCGGCCACTGGCGACACCCGCCAGTACGCGCTACGGAATGCGCCCCTCACTCGCGTGAGGTTTTCGCCAGGTGACACCATCACCCATTTCGAAGGCTGGAAAATGACCGTACGCGAAGTCGACGATGTCGACGGCCTACTGGTCTATCACGGCCTCAATGGTCAGAACGAGCAGGTCACCCTGCCGGAAACCCAGCTGTCGAACTTCATCCAGTTCCGTCTGGCCAGCGACCGTCTGTTCGCCGGCCAGATCGACCCACTGGCCTGGTTCTCCCTGCGTTACCACACCCTGGAACACACCAGCCGCCAATTGCAGTCCTCGCTCTGGGGCCTGGGTGGCGTGCGTGCACAGCCGATCGCTCACCAACTGCATATTGCCCGTGAAGTCGCCGACCGTATCGCGCCCCGGGTATTGCTGGCGGACGAAGTGGGCCTGGGCAAGACCATCGAAGCTGGCCTGGTGATCCATCGCCAGTTGCTCTCCGGTCGAGCCAGCCGCGTGCTGATCCTGGTCCCGGAAAACCTGCAACACCAGTGGCTGGTAGAAATGCGTCGGCGCTTCAACCTGCAAGTTGCCTTGTTCGACGAGGAACGCTTTATTGAAAGCGATGCCAGCAACCCGTTCGAAGACACCCAGCTCGCGCTGGTCGCCCTGGAGTGGCTGGTCGAGGATGAGAAAGCCCAGGACGCGCTGTTCGCTGCCGGTTGGGACTTGATGGTCGTCGACGAAGCTCACCACTTGGTGTGGCACGAAGAACACGCCAGCGCTGAATACACGCTGGTTGAGCAGTTGGCCGAGACTATTCCCGGCGTCCTGCTGCTGACCGCCCCCCCCGAACAATTGGGCCAGGACAGCCATTTCGCGCGTCTGCGCCTGCTGGACCCGAACCGTTTCCACGACGTTAAGGCTTTCCGCGCCGAGAGCGAAAATTATCGTCCAGTGGCCGAAGCCGTCCAGGAGCTGATGGACAAGGGCCGCCTCTCGCCTGCGGCCCACAAAACCATCCTGGGTTTCCTCGGCAACGAAGGCGAAGCCTTGCTGACCGCCGTCAACGATGGCGACACCGAAGCCAGCGCCCGTCTGGTACGCGAACTGCTGGATCGCCACGGCACCGGCCGCGTGCTGTTTCGCAACACCCGCGCCGCCGTGCAAGGCTTCCCGGAGCGCAAGCTGCATGCCTACCCGCTGCCGTGCCCGGACGAATACCTCGAACTGCCGCTGGGCGAACACGCCGAGCTGTACCCGGAAGTCAGCTTCCAGTCGCAGCCGGATATCGAAGAAGAACAACGCTGGTGGCGCTTCGACCCTCGGGTCGAATGGCTGATCGACCAGTTGAAAATGCTCAAGCGCACCAAGGTTCTGGTGATCTGCGCCCACGCCGAAACCGCCATGGACCTGGAGGACGCCCTGCGCGTACGTTCCGGCATCCCGGCCACGGTGTTCCACGAAGGCATGAACATCCTCGAACGGGACCGTGCCGCGGCCTACTTCGCCGATGAGGAGTTCGGTGCCCAGGTGCTGATCTGTTCGGAAATCGGCAGTGAAGGTCGCAACTTCCAGTTCGCCCATCACCTGGTGCTGTTCGACCTGCCGTCCCACCCGGACTTGCTGGAACAGCGAATCGGCCGTCTCGACCGGATCGGCCAGAAACATGTGATCGAACTGCATGTGCCGTACCTGGAAACCAGCCCGCAGGCACGGCTGTTCCAGTGGTACCACGAAGCGCTGAAC is from Pseudomonas mucidolens and encodes:
- the rapA gene encoding RNA polymerase-associated protein RapA, producing the protein MAQQYQPGQRWISDSEAELGLGTVLAQDGRLLTVLYPATGDTRQYALRNAPLTRVRFSPGDTITHFEGWKMTVREVDDVDGLLVYHGLNGQNEQVTLPETQLSNFIQFRLASDRLFAGQIDPLAWFSLRYHTLEHTSRQLQSSLWGLGGVRAQPIAHQLHIAREVADRIAPRVLLADEVGLGKTIEAGLVIHRQLLSGRASRVLILVPENLQHQWLVEMRRRFNLQVALFDEERFIESDASNPFEDTQLALVALEWLVEDEKAQDALFAAGWDLMVVDEAHHLVWHEEHASAEYTLVEQLAETIPGVLLLTAPPEQLGQDSHFARLRLLDPNRFHDVKAFRAESENYRPVAEAVQELMDKGRLSPAAHKTILGFLGNEGEALLTAVNDGDTEASARLVRELLDRHGTGRVLFRNTRAAVQGFPERKLHAYPLPCPDEYLELPLGEHAELYPEVSFQSQPDIEEEQRWWRFDPRVEWLIDQLKMLKRTKVLVICAHAETAMDLEDALRVRSGIPATVFHEGMNILERDRAAAYFADEEFGAQVLICSEIGSEGRNFQFAHHLVLFDLPSHPDLLEQRIGRLDRIGQKHVIELHVPYLETSPQARLFQWYHEALNAFLNTCPTGNALQHQFGPRLLPLLEDADDSEWQTLIDEARAERERLEAELHTGRDRLLELNSGGAGEGDALVEDILEQDDQFTLPIYMETLFDAFGIDSEDHSDNALILKPSEKMLDASFPLGDDEGVTITYDRNQALSREDMQFITWEHPMVQGGMDLVLSGSMGNTAVALIKNKALKPGTVLLELLYVSEVVAPRALQLGRYLPPAALRCLLDANGNDLSGRVSFTTLNDQLEAVPRTSANKFIQAQRDQLTPRINAGEEKIAPRHAERVAEAQRRLAADTDEELARLTALQAVNPTVRDSELVALRKQREQGLAMLDKAALRLEAIRVLVAG